One Primulina huaijiensis isolate GDHJ02 chromosome 5, ASM1229523v2, whole genome shotgun sequence DNA segment encodes these proteins:
- the LOC140977572 gene encoding probable indole-3-acetic acid-amido synthetase GH3.1 — MAVDSLLSQAAVNPPPNEKFAKALQFIEEMTKSTDSVQARVLAEILSQNADTEYLQRFDLGGATDRDSFKSRIPVVTYEDLLPEIQRIANGDFSPILCSRPISEFLTSSGTSAGERKLMPTIKEEMDRRQLLYSLLNPVMNLYVPGLDKGKGLYFLFVKAEAKTPGGLVARPVLTSYYRSDQFKSRPYDPYNVYTSPDEAILCCDSFQSMYTQMLCGLLMREQVLRVGAVFASGLLRAIRFLQLNWRKLVQDISMGSLNPRITDSSIRECMAKILKPNPDLADFIVKECEGENWESIIPRIWPNTKYLDVIVTGAMAQYIPLLDFYSGSLPQACTMYASSECYFGLNLKPMMKPSEVSYTIMPNMGYFEFIPHDPNNPTTLSHDSPPQLVDLADLEVGKEYELVVSTYSGLCRYRVGDILRVTGFYNSAPQFKFIRRKNVLLSIDADKTDESELQKAVENASVLLRQYDTTVVEYTSYADTSSIPGHYVIYWELLIKDPTNPPSDDVLAKCCLVMEETMNTVYRQCRVADNSVGPLEIRVVKMGTFEELMDYAISRGASINQYKAPRCVSFTPIVELLNARVLSVHFSPAAPQWTPGRRV, encoded by the exons ATGGCGGTTGACTCTTTGCTCTCTCAGGCGGCTGTGAACCCTCCGCCGAACGAGAAATTCGCTAAGGCACTTCAGTTTATCGAAGAGATGACCAAAAGCACGGATTCTGTACAAGCAAGAGTGTTGGCTGAGATTCTGAGCCAAAATGCTGATACTGAGTACCTCCAGAGATTCGACCTTGGCGGTGCTACCGATCGGGATTCGTTCAAGTCTAGGATCCCTGTGGTGACGTACGAGGATCTTCTGCCGGAGATTCAGCGTATCGCTAACGGGGATTTCTCTCCTATTCTTTGCTCTCGCCCCATCTCTGAGTTTCTTACCAG TTCTGGAACGTCGGCTGGTGAAAGAAAGCTCATGCCAACAATAAAGGAAGAAATGGACCGCCGACAATTGTTGTACAGTCTTCTCAACCCTGTAATGAACTT ATACGTTCCAGGGCTTGACAAGGGGAAAGGATTATACTTTCTATTTGTGAAGGCAGAAGCGAAAACTCCGGGCGGGTTGGTTGCACGCCCGGTGCTCACCAGCTACTACAGGAGTGATCAATTCAAGAGCCGCCCTTACGACCCGTATAACGTGTACACAAGCCCCGACGAAGCGATTCTCTGCTGTGATTCATTCCAAAGCATGTACACTCAGATGCTTTGTGGCCTTCTCATGCGTGAACAGGTTCTCCGAGTTGGGGCCGTTTTCGCCTCGGGTCTTCTCCGGGCCATCCGGTTTCTCCAACTCAACTGGAGGAAACTTGTGCAGGATATCTCCATGGGGTCCTTGAACCCTAGAATTACAGACAGTTCAATTCGAGAATGCATGGCTAAGATTCTTAAACCAAACCCTGATCTTGCTGATTTTATTGTTAAAGAATGCGAGGGAGAAAATTGGGAAAGTATAATTCCGCGAATATGGCCGAATACTAAATATCTTGACGTTATAGTAACTGGGGCCATGGCACAATATATACCGCTTCTTGATTTCTACAGCGGGAGCCTGCCACAAGCTTGCACCATGTACGCGTCCTCCGAGTGCTATTTCGGGCTTAATTTGAAGCCGATGATGAAACCTTCGGAAGTTTCCTACACCATCATGCCTAACATGGGATACTTCGAGTTTATTCCTCACGACCCGAATAACCCGACAACTCTCTCCCACGATTCGCCCCCACAGCTGGTGGATTTGGCGGACTTGGAGGTGGGAAAAGAGTACGAACTTGTGGTCTCTACCTATTCAGGGCTGTGCCGATACCGAGTAGGTGACATACTCCGAGTAACGGGTTTTTACAACTCCGCGCCACAGTTCAAGTTCATAAGGAGGAAGAATGTTTTATTGAGCATTGATGCTGATAAGACGGACGAATCTGAGCTACAAAAAGCGGTCGAAAACGCTTCGGTTTTGCTACGCCAGTACGATACTACCGTGGTGGAGTACACTAGCTATGCCGATACAAGTTCAATTCCAGGACATTATGTAATCTACTGGGAACTGCTTATCAAAGATCCAACAAATCCCCCGAGCGACGATGTCTTAGCCAAATGCTGCCTAGTTATGGAAGAAACGATGAACACAGTTTACAGGCAATGCCGAGTCGCGGATAATTCTGTCGGGCCACTAGAAATCCGGGTTGTGAAAATGGGGACATTCGAAGAGCTGATGGATTATGCAATATCAAGAGGCGCGTCAATTAATCAGTACAAAGCCCCGAGATGCGTCAGCTTCACTCCCATCGTGGAATTACTGAATGCCCGCGTGCTGTCAGTGCATTTCAGCCCTGCAGCTCCGCAATGGACACCAGGGCGTCGCGTTTGA